In Desulfonatronum sp. SC1, one genomic interval encodes:
- a CDS encoding chloride channel protein, which produces MSFLEPHFRRWVHFIHAEGRGGSARWVLLGLLAGLLGAAAVLFFVSLEGLRHLFLVHLAGLDLPLPSGEDLFHGEPGTYRPWLVPMLTASVGVLTGILVSRWIPEPMSGGTDGTDAMIKAFHRQDGHMPLRATLIKSATAVLTIASGGSAGREGPMAQLGGCFGSLLAEGLGLSAKERRILLLSGAAGGLGAVFRAPLGGAITAVEVLYREDFEAEAILPALISSVTAYSLFTLFFGAVPMLETPDFRFQSAQELPFYIVLALVCALAGRAYLSTFFFIKRTVFEHVRQRAGLIWSMGLGGLLVGMLGVVFPPVLSDGYGWLEMAVLGQLSLVVMLAVFLGKTLATSITLGSGMSGGMFAPALFVGGMCGGVVGQVGHFLLPGVVTQPGGYVLVGMAAFFAGVANAAVGPLIMVCEITQSYGLLAPLMLASALCLVINRDVSLYEHQAENKFDSPAHREDATINVLEELRVQDHFRPGRVIILEEGTTWRVLMDVIANTSQFNFPVRGRDDRITGILSIQDVRTILYEQDLCDLLVVKDVARKPVLLRPEDSLYTALMAFVEADVDQIPVVRDEIRPETPEDAAHHVLGLINREDVFQAYAQAIPEEKRRGCSLWRP; this is translated from the coding sequence ATGTCTTTTCTTGAGCCGCACTTCCGGAGATGGGTCCACTTCATCCATGCCGAGGGCCGGGGCGGGTCGGCGCGGTGGGTTTTGCTGGGCCTGCTGGCCGGGCTGCTCGGGGCCGCGGCGGTGCTGTTCTTCGTCAGTCTGGAGGGGCTGCGTCATCTGTTTCTGGTGCATCTGGCCGGGCTGGACCTGCCCCTGCCCTCGGGCGAGGATCTCTTTCACGGCGAGCCGGGGACGTACCGCCCCTGGCTGGTCCCCATGCTCACCGCTTCCGTGGGGGTGCTGACCGGAATCCTGGTCAGCCGCTGGATTCCGGAACCCATGTCCGGGGGCACGGACGGCACGGACGCCATGATCAAAGCCTTCCACCGCCAGGACGGCCACATGCCCCTGCGCGCGACCCTGATCAAAAGCGCCACAGCGGTGCTGACCATCGCCAGCGGGGGTAGCGCCGGACGGGAAGGCCCCATGGCCCAGCTCGGGGGCTGTTTCGGCTCCCTGCTGGCTGAAGGCCTCGGCTTGAGCGCCAAGGAGCGGCGCATCCTGCTGCTTTCCGGCGCGGCCGGCGGACTGGGCGCGGTTTTCCGGGCCCCCTTGGGCGGGGCGATCACCGCGGTGGAGGTGCTCTACCGGGAAGACTTCGAGGCCGAAGCCATCCTGCCGGCCCTGATCTCCTCGGTTACGGCCTACTCCCTGTTCACCCTGTTCTTCGGCGCCGTGCCCATGCTGGAAACCCCGGACTTCCGCTTCCAGAGCGCCCAGGAGCTGCCATTCTACATCGTCCTGGCCCTGGTTTGCGCCCTGGCCGGGCGCGCCTACCTCTCCACGTTCTTCTTCATCAAGCGCACCGTGTTCGAGCATGTCCGGCAACGCGCCGGGCTGATCTGGTCCATGGGGCTGGGCGGTCTGCTGGTGGGCATGCTGGGGGTCGTCTTTCCGCCCGTGCTCAGCGACGGCTACGGCTGGCTGGAAATGGCCGTGCTGGGCCAATTGTCCCTGGTGGTGATGCTGGCCGTATTTCTCGGCAAGACCCTGGCCACGTCCATCACCTTGGGTTCGGGCATGAGCGGCGGGATGTTCGCCCCGGCCCTGTTCGTGGGTGGGATGTGCGGCGGGGTGGTGGGGCAGGTCGGCCATTTCCTGCTTCCAGGCGTGGTCACGCAGCCCGGAGGCTACGTCCTAGTGGGCATGGCCGCGTTTTTCGCCGGGGTGGCCAACGCCGCGGTGGGCCCGCTGATCATGGTCTGCGAGATCACCCAAAGCTACGGCCTGCTGGCCCCGCTGATGCTGGCCTCGGCCCTGTGCCTGGTCATCAACCGCGACGTCTCGCTCTACGAGCACCAGGCCGAGAACAAGTTCGACTCCCCCGCGCACCGGGAGGACGCCACCATCAACGTCCTGGAGGAACTGCGCGTTCAGGACCATTTCCGGCCCGGCCGGGTGATCATTCTGGAGGAAGGGACGACCTGGAGGGTCTTGATGGACGTCATCGCCAACACCAGCCAGTTCAACTTTCCAGTGCGCGGCCGCGACGACCGCATCACCGGCATCTTGTCCATCCAGGACGTGCGAACGATCCTTTACGAACAGGATCTGTGCGATCTGCTGGTGGTCAAGGACGTGGCCCGCAAACCCGTGCTGCTCCGGCCCGAGGACTCTTTGTATACGGCCCTGATGGCCTTCGTGGAGGCGGACGTGGACCAGATTCCCGTGGTCCGGGACGAAATCAGGCCCGAAACGCCGGAGGACGCCGCCCATCACGTGCTGGGCCTGATCAACCGCGAGGACGTCTTTCAGGCCTACGCCCAGGCCATTCCGGAGGAAAAGCGCCGTGGATGCTCACTTTGGCGACCATAG